A genomic region of Fusarium oxysporum Fo47 chromosome VI, complete sequence contains the following coding sequences:
- a CDS encoding uncharacterized protein (of unknown function-domain containing protein) → MDFDQSPDRRASQASFLSLQQLDPSPIDSPPADPSIDRRDLGPPPRGSDDGYEMVDADDMERSSATIKAPSTGAPGLSASTNLTNGATGPGPIFYLMRIQKFSSYAMGLFTSLHLANVSLIPAVTRSVPGSETYLLMTREIYQTSLTEPILVALPVIAHIGSGIALRLLRRSQNMKRYGAATPGMYALHRSRTELEDQRRASSPWPALSYISISGYAFSVFFAAHVFVNRVLPLQVEGDSSNIGLAYVAHAFARHPITSWVSYVGLLAAGCGHMIWGQAKWFGLSPTTKYIWGTSTAPAEKRARKQRRRRWVALHGASVAFAALWAVGGLGVVARGGLMEGWIGKVYDDIFAAVGL, encoded by the exons ATGGATTTCGACCAATCCCCAGATCGTCGAGCCTCACAGGcgagcttcttgtctttACAGCAGCTTGACCCTTCCCCGATCGATTCTCCGCCAGCAGATCCGTCTATTGACCGCCGGGACCTCGGGCCACCGCCGAGAGGAAGTGATGATGGATATGAGATGGTcgatgccgatgatatgGAGAGGAGCTCAGCAACTATCAAGGCTCCTTCGACCGGTGCTCCCGGGCTGAGCGCAAGTACAAACCTCACAAATGGAGCTACAGGTCCAGGCCCAATCTTCTATC TTATGCGAATCCAGAAGTTCTCGAGCTATGCAATGGGTCTATTCACCTCCCTCCATCTCGCCAACGTTTCCCTCATCCCCGCTGTTACTCGCTCTGTCCCTGGCTCCGAGACGTACCTCCTCATGACTCGTGAAATTTACCAGACCTCCCTTACGGAACCAATTCTCGTCGCTCTCCCTGTTATTGCCCATATTGGATCAGGAATTGCTCTTCGACTATTGCGGAGGTCACAGAACATGAAACGCTATGGTGCTGCGACCCCGGGAATGTACGCTCTCCATCGTTCAAGGACGGAACTCGAGGATCAAAGAAGGGCTTCTTCGCCGTGGCCAGCACTGAGCTATATCTCGATATCCGGTTATGCTTTTTCCGTCTTCTTCGCCGCCCATGTCTTTGTCAATCGTGTTCTGCCCTTACAGGTTGAGGGCGACAGCTCTAACATTGGTCTCGCCTACGTCGCACATGCTTTTGCTCGACATCCTATTACTTCTTGGGTTTCTTATGTTGGCCTTCTTGCCGCCGGTTGCGGCCATATGATCTGGGGTCAGGCCAAGTGGTTTGGTCTATCACCTACGACGAAATACATCTGGGGTACAAGTACCGCACCCGCGGAGAAGAGGGCGAGGAagcaaaggagaaggagatgggTCGCTCTCCACGGAGCATCGGTGGCTTTTGCTGCTCTCTGGGCAGTTGGAGGCCTAGGAGTTGTTGCGAGGGGAGGCCTCATGGAAGGCTGGATTGGAAAGGTGTATGATGATATCTTCGCAGCGGTGGGATTGTGA
- a CDS encoding uncharacterized protein (expressed protein): MQKLSRLCNIMSNVAALYVEAKSQQVEDQAMVPIGDEFDVYLSQLGLMPVMDSTMGNAGDPDAEFGENTQVNQMADWMSGSRNLLGLLEQDISQIGGVQWPPM, translated from the coding sequence ATGCAAAAACTGTCGCGACTATGCAATATCATGAGCAACGTCGCGGCCCTGTATGTCGAAGCAAAGTCTCAACAAGTGGAAGATCAGGCAATGGTACCCATCGGTGACGAGTTCGACGTGTATTTGAGCCAGCTCGGACTCATGCCTGTCATGGACTCGACCATGGGCAACGCAGGTGATCCCGATGCAGAGTTTGGTGAGAACACTCAAGTCAACCAAATGGCGGACTGGATGTCTGGAAGTCGAAATTTGCTGGGATTGTTGGAACAGGATATATCACAGATCGGAGGTGTACAGTGGCCACCCATGTAG
- a CDS encoding P-loop containing nucleoside triphosphate hydrolase protein, with the protein MTETKEKDTPGGSQSGSGVSNDQDMAVTIEHNGDEKGDTKEEKKDTSFKYYLRVFTYNDRLGWILNSIAFVAMIAAGTILPLMDLVFGKFINVFTDFATGVLSPAGYRSEVSKYSLYFIYLFIAKFALTYLWTILVSIAAINTTKALRVDFVRSTLRQEVAFFDSPSSSIPGQITTNGNLINQGISEKFGITIAALSTFVSAFVVAFAVQWKLTLIVLAIIPVNLVVTIICVAIDTGYEYAMFDVYSRSSSLAEEAFSTIRTAHAFWAFPKLSKRFTNTLEEARRIGHKKSWVYMILFPTEFFCIFAGYGLAFWQGMRMYSEGEITQPGTVVTVIFAVLVAATALTQIAPQTIAISKATAAAQEMFEMIDRKSEIDALSQEGDKIPDFKGDIQFRGVRFAYPSRANVEILHSLNLDIPADQTTALVGASGSGKSTIFGLLERWYMPSAGSITLDGRPVESLNLQWLRTNIRMVQQEPTLFSGTIYQNVVDGLTGTPMVDLSEEEKKRMVVDACKSAYAHDFIETLPNGYDTWIGERGASLSGGQKQRVVIARSIISNPKVLMLDEATSALDPNAEKIVQQALNNVAKGRTMIVIAHRLSTIRDADNIIVMAKGETIEQGSHDSLIERGGTYSRLVRLQDLGKGSASSDDEDSETDMEEPVAGLDPVLSRASQHATADISQDDGINYGLLKGLWLVIKEQRSLWFSGFILVIISLLGGGTYPALAILFSKTMKAFETIDVSEANFFSLMFFVVALANFVIYAVAGWVCNEIGQHVMTVYRGELFDNTLRQDMVFFDDPNRGTGALVSRLAAEPTSLQELLSMNLSLIMINIVTVLSSSVLAIAYGWKLGLVLTLCALPVLVGSGYVRIRLEYKFDDDTAGRFAKSSSLASEAVLGIRTVSSLALERAVIERYSSALEGLAKEAIAGLGWKMLFYSFSQSASFLAMALGFWYGGRLVSFGEYTTDQFYVIFIAVVFSGETSAMLFQYTTSITKARTAINYIFQQRRQKALHDNADNGPGASGSEKSSEKGIDVSCEGITFAYPRRPKLQVLKGVDISIESGKMVALVGASGCGKSTMIALLERFYDPTSGMLLADGEDIKMKDRRLHRRDIALVQQEPVLYQGSIRDNISLGIEEGVPSDDEIIEACKQANVYEFVSSLPEGLTTPCGNQGLSLSGGQRQRIAIARALIRKPRLLLLDEATSALDTESEKVVKEALDRAAEGRTTVAVAHRLSTIRDADVICVFAGGKIVERGRHEELVAKRGLYYEMVLGQSLDREA; encoded by the exons ATGACTGAAACTAAAGAAAAAGACACGCCTGGCGGTTCACAGTCAGGTTCTGGTGTATCAAATGATCAGGACATGGCGGTTACTATTGAACACAACGGAGACGAAAAGGGTGAcacaaaagaagaaaagaaggatacGAGCTTCAAGTACTACCTG CGCGTCTTTACCTACAACGATCGCTTAGGATggatcctcaacagcatcgcATTCGTGGCTATGATCGCCGCTGGAACGATATTACCCCTGATGGATCTTGTTTTTGGAAAGTTCATCAACGTTTTCACTGATTTTGCAACTGGAGTGTTATCGCCCGCTGGATATCGAAGCGAAGTTAGCAAGTACAG CTTGTACTTTATTTATCTCTTCATCGCAAAGTTTGCTTTGACATATCTTTGGACG ATTCTTGTCTCTATTGCTGCtatcaacaccacaaaagCACTGCGCGTCGACTTTGTACGAAGCACCCTTCGCCAGGAAGTTGCCTTCTTCGACTCTCCGTCCTCATCAATTCCTGGGCAAATCACAACAAATGGAAATCTCATTAACCAAGGAATCTCGGAAAAGTTCGGCATCACCATCGCGGCTCTATCAACCTTTGTCTCAGCCTTTGTCGTCGCTTTCGCCGTGCAATGGAAATTGACACTCATTGTCCTTGCCATCATCCCCGTCAACCTCGTTGTAACGATTATCTGCGTCGCTATCGATACTGGCTATGAATATGCCATGTTTGACGTCTACTCGCGATCGAGTTCTTTGGCCGAGGAGGCTTTCTCGACTATTCGAACTGCACATGCTTTCTGGGCGTTTCCCAAATTGTCTAAGAGATTTACGAATACGCTTGAGGAGGCGAGGAGAATTGGTCATAAGAAGTCCTGGGTTTACATGATTCTGTTCCCAACGGAGTTCTTTTGTATCTTTGCGGGTTATGGATTGGCCTTTTGGCAGGGTATGAGGATGTACTCTGAGGGTGAGATCACCCAGCCCGGTACAGTTGTTAC TGTCATCTTTGCAGTTCTTGTTGCTGCTACGGCTCTCACCCAAATCGCGCCCCAGACAATCGCCATCTCAAAGGCTACTGCAGCTGCGCAAGAGATGTTCGAGATGATCGATCGCAAGTCTGAAATCGACGCTTTATCACAGGAAGGAGACAAAATCCCGGACTTCAAGGGCGATATACAGTTCCGTGGCGTTCGCTTTGCTTACCCATCACGAGCTAATGTCGAAATTCTTCACTCACTCAACCTCGATATTCCTGCAGATCAAACAACTGCTTTGGTTGGAGCCAGCGGATCAGGAAAGAGTACTATCTTTGGCCTTTTGGAGCGATGGTATATGCCGAGCGCTGGTTCTATCACGCTGGATGGACGTCCTGTTGAGAGCTTGAACTTGCAATGGCTGCGAACAAATATTAGAATGGTTCAGCAG GAACCGACTCTATTCAGCGGCACTATCTATCAAAACGTTGTCGACGGCCTCACCGGCACCCCCATGGTGGACCtttcagaagaagaaaaaaaacgCATGGTTGTCGATGCCTGTAAATCGGCTTATGCCCATGACTTCATCGAAACATTGCCAAAC GGATACGATACTTGGATCGGCGAACGAGGCGCCTCTTTATCCGGTGGACAGAAGCAGCGAGTGGTCATTGCTCGCAGCATCATCTCCAACCCCAAAGTCCTCATGCTCGACGAAGCTACTAGCGCCCTCGACCCCAACGCCGAAAAGATCGTGCAGCAAGCTCTCAACAACGTTGCCAAAGGTCGAACCATGATCGTCATCGCTCACAGACTCTCTACGATTCGAGATGCCGATAACATCATTGTCATGGCCAAGGGTGAAACTATCGAACAAGGTTCTCACGATTCATTGATTGAGAGAGGTGGTACATACTCGCGTCTTGTTCGCTTGCAGGATCTTGGAAAGGGAAGTGCTTCATCAGACGATGAGGATAGTGAGACGGATATGGAGGAGCCAGTTGCTGGTCTCGATCCCGTTCTATCTCGTGCTTCTCAGCATGCTACAGCCGATATCTCGCAGGACGATGGAATCAACTATGGGCTTCTGAAGGGCCTTTGGCTTGTTATCAAGGAGCAACGGTCGCTATGGTTCTCTGGGTTCATTCTGGTCATCATCTCATTATTGGGAG GTGGCACATACCCAGCGCTCgccatcctcttctccaaaacAATGAAGGCTTTCGAGACCATCGATGTCAGCGAAGcaaacttcttctccctGATGTTCTTCGTTGTTGCCCTTGCCAACTTTGTCATCTATGCCGTCGCTGGCTGGGTTTGCAACGAGATCGGCCAG CATGTTATGACTGTTTATCGTGGCGAACTGTTCGACAACACCCTTCGACAAGACATGGTCTTCTTCGACGATCCCAACCGTGGAACTGGTGCTCTTGTTTCACGACTGGCTGCCGAGCCTACGAGTCTTCAGGAACTTCTATCTATGAACCTGTCCCTCATCATGATCAACATCGTCACTGTTCTATCGAGTTCCGTCCTCGCCATCGCTTACGGTTGGAAACTGGGTCTTGTTCTGACACTTTGTGCTCTACCGGTCCTTGTTGGCTCAGGATATGTCCGAATTCGTCTTGAGTACAAGTTTGACGATGATACTGCTGGGCGGTTCGcgaagagcagcagcttgGCCTCTGAAGCTGTGTTGGGTATCAGAACTGTGTCTTCACTGGCTCTGGAACGGGCTGTCATCGAGAGATACAGCAGTGCCCTTGAAGGACTTGCTAAGGAGGCAATTGCTGGACTAGGTTGGAAGATGCTGTTCTACTCTTTCAGTCAGTCGGCGTCTTTCCTCGCTATGGCCCTGGGTTTCTG GTACGGTGGTCGTCTTGTTTCTTTCGGCGAGTATACCACAGATCAGTTCtacgtcatcttcatcgccgtCGTCTTCTCGGGAGAAACATCAGCCATGCTCTTCCAGTACACCACGAGCATCACCAAAGCACGAACTGCCATCAACTACATCTTCCAGCAGCGTCGTCAAAAGGCCCTACACGATAATGCAGACAATGGACCGGGGGCTTCAGGAAGTGAGAAGTCGTCTGAGAAGGGTATTGATGTGTCTTGTGAGGGGATCACCTTCGCGTACCCCCGTCGACCCAAGCTGCAGGTTCTCAAAGGGGTCGACATCAGCATTGAGTCAGGAAAGATGGTCGCGCTGGTTGGTGCATCAGGTTGCGGTAAATCAACTATGATAGCGCTTCTCGAGCGTTTCTATGACCCAACTTCGGGTATGTTACTTGCGGATGGGGAGGatatcaagatgaaggacagACGACTACACAGAAGGGACATTGCCCTCGTTCAGCAAGAGCCAGTCTTGTATCAGGGCTCTATCAGGGACAATATCTCTCTTGGCATCGAAGAAGGCGTTCCCTCTGACGACGAGATCATCGAAGCCTGCAAACAAGCCAACGTTTATGAATTCGTCTCTTCCCTCCCTGAGGGTCTTACTACGCCCTGCGGCAACCAAGGTCTCTCACTATCAGGAGGCCAACGTCAACGTATTGCCATCGCTCGAGCTCTTATCCGCAAGCCacgccttcttctcctcgacgAGGCCACCAGTGCCCTCGACACAGAGAGCGAGAAGGTCGTCAAGGAAGCCTTAGATCGAGCAGCTGAGGGAAGGACAACAGTTGCTGTAGCTCATCGACTGAGTACGATTCGAGACGCTGATGTTATCTGTGTCTTTGCTGGCGGAAAGATTGTTGAGAGGGGACGACATGAGGAGCTTGTTGCGAAGAGGGGACTTTACTATGAGATGGTGTTGGGACAGTCTCTGGATAGGGAGGCGTAA
- a CDS encoding DnaJ domain-containing protein, whose product MASVATVTLPLPALPSGWAADKDFKAIGKLTEATQRTIEPVGPHFLAHARRARHKRTFSEDDRIQAQESTKNVEDGDVSDESEPEDPMMLQREAKDWKTQDHYKILGLSKYRWKATEDQIKKAHRKKVLKHHPDKKAAQGRTEDDQFFKCIQKATDVLLDPIKRRQFDSVDEEADVEPPTKKQLQKTDYYKAWSKVFKSEARFSKTHPVPSFGSADATKEQVEEFYNFWYNFDSWRTFEYLDEDVPDDNENRDQKRHQERKNTNARKKKKADDNARLRKLLDDASAGDERIKRFRQEANAAKNKKRFEREAAEKKAKEDAEAAKLAEEKARQEAEAAAKADRESSKKAKEAAKNAVKKNKRVLKGSVKDANYFAAGEPTPADIDSVLGDVETIQGKIDPDEIAALAGKLNGLKVADEIKAVWAGETKRLVEAGKLKEGDVKVLA is encoded by the exons ATGGCTTCCGTGGCTACTGTGACCCTCCCCCTTCCCGCCCTTCCCAGCGGCTGGGCTGCCGACAAGGACTTCAAGGCCATCGGCAAGCTCACTGAGGCTACTCAGCGAACCATCGAGCCTGTTGGACCTCACTTCCTCGCCCACGCCCGCCGTGCCCGCCACAAGCGCACTTTCTCTGAGGATGACCGTATCCAGGCTCAGGAGAGCACCAAGAACGTCGAGGATGGCGACGTCAGCGATGAGAGCGAGCCTGAGGACCCTATGATGCTCCAGCGCGAGGCCAAGGACTGGAAG ACCCAGGACCACTACAAGATTCTCGGCCTCTCCAAGTACCGATGGAAGGCCACTGAGgaccagatcaagaaggctcaCCGCAAGAAGGTCCTCAAGCACCACCCCGATAAGAAGGCCGCTCAGGGCCGTACCGAGGACGATCAGTTCTTCAAGTGTATCCAGAAGGCCACCGACGTCCTCCTTGACCCCATCAAGCGTCGCCAGTTCGACTCCGTCGATGAGGAGGCCGATGTCGAGCCCCccaccaagaagcagctCCAGAAGACCGACTACTATAAGGCATGGAGCAAGGTCTTCAAGTCTGAGGCTCGCTTCTCCAAGACTCACCCTGTCCCCTCATTCGGCAGTGCCGACGCCACCAAGGAGCAGGTCGAGGAATTCTACAACTTCTGGTACAACTTCGACAGCTGGAGAACTTTCGAGTACCTCGACGAGGATGTCCCCGATGACAACGAGAACCGTGACCAGAAGCGACACCAGGAGCGCAAGAACACCAACGCtcgcaagaagaagaaggctgacgACAACGCGCGTCTCCGCAAGCTGCTAGACGACGCTTCCGCCGGTGATGAGCGTATCAAGCGATTCCGACAGGAGGCCAACgccgccaagaacaagaagcgTTTCGAGCGCgaggctgctgagaagaaggccaaggaggatgCTGAGGCCGCTAAGCTCGCCGAGGAGAAGGCTCGCcaggaggctgaggctgctgccaaggctgaCCGTGAGTCCTCCAAGAAGGCAAAGGAGGCTGCCAAGAACGCtgtcaagaagaacaagcgTGTCCTCAAGGGTTCCGTCAAGGACGCCAACTACTTCGCTGCCGGCGAGCCCACACCCGCTGACATCGACTCCGTCCTCGGCGATGTTGAGACCATCCAGGGCAAGATTGATCctgatgagattgctgctcttgctggTAAGCTCAACGGTCTCAAGGTTGCtgatgagatcaaggctgTCTGGGCCGGCGAGACCAAGAGACTCGTCGAGGCTGGTAAGCTCAAGGAGGGTGATGTTAAGGTCTTGGCTTAA
- a CDS encoding S-adenosyl-L-methionine-dependent methyltransferase, with product MVASSTASNLEREDHQRDADFNKAMHGTSAQARGGVAAMFRKGGSAKQAAVDEYFKHWDNKRAEDETPEERAARTAEYATLTRHYYNLATDLYEYGWGQSFHFCRFSQGEPFYQAIARHEHYLAHQIGIKEGMKVLDVGCGVGGPAREIAKFTGAHITGLNNNDYQIERATHYAFKEGLSDQLKFVKGDFMQMSFPDNSFDAVYAIEATCHAPTLKGIYSEIFRVLKPGGVFGVYEWLMTDEYDNDNLRHREIRLGIEQGDGISNMCKVSEGLDAIKDSGFEMLHHEDLAMRPDALPWYWPLAGELRYIQSVGDIFTIVRMTTWGRTIAHGLAGLLETFKLAPAGTKKTADSLALAADCLVAGGRDHLFTPMYLMVARKPSA from the exons ATGGTTGCCTCTTCTACCGCCTCCAACCTCGAGCGCGAGGATCACCAGCGCGATGCCGACTTCAACAAGGCCATGCACGGCACCTCTGCCCAGGCCCGAGGAGGTGTTGCTGCCATGTTCCGAAAGGGCGGTTCTGCTAAGCAGGCTGCTGTCGACGAGTACTTCAAGCACTGGGATAACAAGCGCGCTGAGGACGAGACTCCTGAGGAGCGAGCT GCCCGTACTGCTGAATACGCCACTTTGACTCGACA CTACTACAACCTTGCTACCGATCTCTACGAGTATGGCTGGGGCCAGTCTTTCCACTTCTGCCGATTCTCCCAGGGCGAGCCCTTTTACCAGGCCATTGCCCGCCATGAGCACTACCTTGCTCACCAGATTGGCATCAAGGAGGGCATGAAGGTTCTCGATGTCGGTTGCGGTGTTGGTGGTCCCGCTCGCGAGATCGCCAAGTTCACTGGCGCCCACATCACTGGTCTTAACAACAACGACTACCAGATTGAGCGTGCTACCCACTATGCTTTCAAGGAGGGTCTGTCAGACCAGCTCAAGTTTGTCAAGGGTGACTTTATG CAAATGTCCTTCCCTGACAACAGCTTCGATGCCGTCTATGCCATTGAGGCTACTTGCCACGCCCCTACTCTTAAGGGTATCTACAGCGAGATCTTTCGAGTTCTCAAGCCCGGTGGTGTCTTCGGTGTGTACGAGTGGCTCATGACCGACGAGTACGACAACGATAACCTCCGCCACCGTGAGATTCGATTGGGTATCGAGCAGGGTGATGGTATCTCCAACATGTGCAAGGTCTCTGAGGGACTTGACGCCATCAAGGACTCTGGTTTCGAGATGCTCCACCACGAGGATCTTGCCATGCGCCCTGATGCTCTTCCCTGGTACTGGCCCCTGGCTGGTGAGCTCCGCTACATCCAGTCCGTCGGTGACATCTTCACCATTGTGCGCATGACCACCTGGGGACGAACCATTGCCCACGGTCTGGCTGGCCTTCTTGAGACATTCAAGCTTGCTCCTGCTGG